One Pseudochaenichthys georgianus chromosome 7, fPseGeo1.2, whole genome shotgun sequence DNA segment encodes these proteins:
- the borcs6 gene encoding BLOC-1-related complex subunit 6 isoform X1, which produces MSIEMNMHTRRLLLFCIKRFYFCKAELFPSDSWGGICWSDSVVAYIFRNRNYTAGGGMSLSPVIVTDVPETANGDVAPISSENGPHDPTSVKCGGSRVPCPGEGSEDTDNHVEVENKVYDGEGCLDSETLNNGRTSRLSLRSSDEPDASLPAATCTGDSEDSESGSKDTDIHEASNTGGPPGAALLWDPAQRAHFKELPPRKGPAKSDRQPRETDTDSRDEEEDGEKEKQDEEEDEKNEKKWIHQRAGGRTRVESSRHYSSSAPGPSTSSSSSTPPPLLPSDELPCPPHVMAQVWVRNVRGMQDSKSLDEISQSCGGGLGARGGGRGGQSEGRRATISSALELEGTVHQEGDLTHFICKNLEQKIKMSSKPSLDCSDSDCSGPIYRSRGSSRRPADIPPIDPAVLLDLERHTQEVSHSVEMMMRSLNGTIQNMTALSVGYIQTYRDSVDSLGESVDMSIKGMYTLMARCEELDRSMQPIHTLAAQIRDIKRTLDALEVICK; this is translated from the exons ATGTCAATAGAAATGAACATGCACACAAGAAGATTGCTATTATTTTGCATCAAACGCTTTTATTTTTGCAAGGCGGAACTGTTCCCTTCAGATTCGTGGGGGGGGATTTGCTGGTCGGACTCGGTTGTTGCTTACATTTTTCGGAACAGGAACTACACTG CAGGCGGAGGGATGAGTCTCTCCCCTGTGATTGTCACAGACGTGCCAGAAACAGCTAATGGGGATGTGGCCCCCATCTCTTCAGAAAACGGCCCTCACGATCCGACCTCAGTGAAATGCGGGGGCAGCAGAGTGCCCTGTCCTGGAGAGGGATCAGAGGACACTGACAACCACGTAGAAGTGGAGAACAAAGTTTACGATGGCGAAGGCTGCTTGGACTCAGAGACATTGAATAATGGTAGAACATCTCGTTTATCGTTACGCTCTTCTGACGAGCCGGACGCCTCCCTCCCTGCTGCCACGTGCACAGGAGACTCAGAGGACTCCGAATCTGGCTCCAAAGACACAGATATTCATGAGGCCTCTAACACTGGAGGGCCTCCTGGTGCAGCTCTGCTGTGGGACCCTGCACAGCGAGCACACTTCAAAGAGTTACCTCCCCGAAAAGGCCCTGCCAAGTCGGACAGACAGCCGAGGGAGACGGACACCGACAGCCGAGACGAAGAGGAAGATGGAGAGAAGGAGAAACAGGATGAAGAGGAAGATGAGAAGAATGAAAAAAAGTGGATTCATCAGCGAGCAGGAGGGAGAACAAGGGTAGAG TCTTCACGACACTACTCCTCCTCCGCCCCTGGTCCCAGCACCTCGTCCTCTTCCTCCACcccgcctcctcttcttccctCAGACGAACTCCCCTGCCCCCCCCACGTCATGGCCCAGGTCTGGGTACGCAACGTCCGGGGCATGCAGGACAGCAAGAGCCTGGATGAAATCAGCCAATCGTGTGGAG GTGGTTTGGGGGCCCGGGGAGGGGGCAGAGGGGGCCAGTCAGAGGGCCGACGGGCCACCATCTCCTCGGCTCTGGAGCTAGAGGGGACGGTCCACCAGGAGGGGGATCTGACTCACTTCATCTGCAAGAATCTTGAGCAGAAAATCAAGATGAGCTCCAAGCCCAGTCTGGACTGCAGCGACT CGGACTGTTCCGGTCCCATTTACCGAAGCCGGGGGTCGTCACGGAGACCAGCAGACATCCCCCCCATTGATCCTGCTGTCCTATTGGATCTTGAGAGACACACCCAGGAAGTGTCGCACAGCGTGGAGATGATGATGCGGAGCCTCAATGGCACCATCCAGAAT ATGACGGCTCTGAGTGTGGGCTACATCCAGACCTACAGGGACTCAGTGGACAGCCTGGGGGAGTCTGTGGATATGAGCATAAAG GGCATGTACACACTGATGGCTCGCTGCGAGGAGTTGGACCGCTCCATGCAGCCCATACACACCCTGGCTGCACAGATCCGGGACATCAAACGCACCCTGGACGCCCTGGAGGTGATCTGCAAGTAA
- the borcs6 gene encoding BLOC-1-related complex subunit 6 isoform X2, whose protein sequence is MSIEMNMHTRRLLLFCIKRFYFCKAELFPSDSWGGICWSDSVVAYIFRNRNYTAGGGMSLSPVIVTDVPETANGDVAPISSENGPHDPTSVKCGGSRVPCPGEGSEDTDNHVEVENKVYDGEGCLDSETLNNGRTSRLSLRSSDEPDASLPAATCTGDSEDSESGSKDTDIHEASNTGGPPGAALLWDPAQRAHFKELPPRKGPAKSDRQPRETDTDSRDEEEDGEKEKQDEEEDEKNEKKWIHQRAGGRTRSSRHYSSSAPGPSTSSSSSTPPPLLPSDELPCPPHVMAQVWVRNVRGMQDSKSLDEISQSCGGGLGARGGGRGGQSEGRRATISSALELEGTVHQEGDLTHFICKNLEQKIKMSSKPSLDCSDSDCSGPIYRSRGSSRRPADIPPIDPAVLLDLERHTQEVSHSVEMMMRSLNGTIQNMTALSVGYIQTYRDSVDSLGESVDMSIKGMYTLMARCEELDRSMQPIHTLAAQIRDIKRTLDALEVICK, encoded by the exons ATGTCAATAGAAATGAACATGCACACAAGAAGATTGCTATTATTTTGCATCAAACGCTTTTATTTTTGCAAGGCGGAACTGTTCCCTTCAGATTCGTGGGGGGGGATTTGCTGGTCGGACTCGGTTGTTGCTTACATTTTTCGGAACAGGAACTACACTG CAGGCGGAGGGATGAGTCTCTCCCCTGTGATTGTCACAGACGTGCCAGAAACAGCTAATGGGGATGTGGCCCCCATCTCTTCAGAAAACGGCCCTCACGATCCGACCTCAGTGAAATGCGGGGGCAGCAGAGTGCCCTGTCCTGGAGAGGGATCAGAGGACACTGACAACCACGTAGAAGTGGAGAACAAAGTTTACGATGGCGAAGGCTGCTTGGACTCAGAGACATTGAATAATGGTAGAACATCTCGTTTATCGTTACGCTCTTCTGACGAGCCGGACGCCTCCCTCCCTGCTGCCACGTGCACAGGAGACTCAGAGGACTCCGAATCTGGCTCCAAAGACACAGATATTCATGAGGCCTCTAACACTGGAGGGCCTCCTGGTGCAGCTCTGCTGTGGGACCCTGCACAGCGAGCACACTTCAAAGAGTTACCTCCCCGAAAAGGCCCTGCCAAGTCGGACAGACAGCCGAGGGAGACGGACACCGACAGCCGAGACGAAGAGGAAGATGGAGAGAAGGAGAAACAGGATGAAGAGGAAGATGAGAAGAATGAAAAAAAGTGGATTCATCAGCGAGCAGGAGGGAGAACAAGG TCTTCACGACACTACTCCTCCTCCGCCCCTGGTCCCAGCACCTCGTCCTCTTCCTCCACcccgcctcctcttcttccctCAGACGAACTCCCCTGCCCCCCCCACGTCATGGCCCAGGTCTGGGTACGCAACGTCCGGGGCATGCAGGACAGCAAGAGCCTGGATGAAATCAGCCAATCGTGTGGAG GTGGTTTGGGGGCCCGGGGAGGGGGCAGAGGGGGCCAGTCAGAGGGCCGACGGGCCACCATCTCCTCGGCTCTGGAGCTAGAGGGGACGGTCCACCAGGAGGGGGATCTGACTCACTTCATCTGCAAGAATCTTGAGCAGAAAATCAAGATGAGCTCCAAGCCCAGTCTGGACTGCAGCGACT CGGACTGTTCCGGTCCCATTTACCGAAGCCGGGGGTCGTCACGGAGACCAGCAGACATCCCCCCCATTGATCCTGCTGTCCTATTGGATCTTGAGAGACACACCCAGGAAGTGTCGCACAGCGTGGAGATGATGATGCGGAGCCTCAATGGCACCATCCAGAAT ATGACGGCTCTGAGTGTGGGCTACATCCAGACCTACAGGGACTCAGTGGACAGCCTGGGGGAGTCTGTGGATATGAGCATAAAG GGCATGTACACACTGATGGCTCGCTGCGAGGAGTTGGACCGCTCCATGCAGCCCATACACACCCTGGCTGCACAGATCCGGGACATCAAACGCACCCTGGACGCCCTGGAGGTGATCTGCAAGTAA